ATAATAGACGGTCATGGAGCTGGAACTGGTGCGACTCCAGTTGTGGTTAGAGATAACGTTGGTATACCTATAGAGTTAGCAGTAGCCTCCGCTGATAAGATTTTGAGGAGAGAGGGATTGAGGGATAAGTTCACGATTATAGCTGCTGGTAGAGTTTCCTCGGCAACTGATGCAGCTAAATTAATTGCCTTAGGTGCGGATGTGGTTAGTGTCGGTACTGGCGCTTTAATAGCGATGGGCTGTGTAATGGTTCATAAGTGTCATGTTGGTTCATGTCCAACTGGGTTAACCGCTAAAATCGATGGAACTAGGGTTGTTGATGTGGAATTTGGGGTTAAAATGCTTATTAACTTCATTAATGGGTTCTCATTGGAGTTGGCTAATATTCTAGATAATTTGGGTTTGAATAGCGTTAAGGAGCTCAGAGGTAAGAGGGATTTACTTTACGCGCATGGACTAACTAAGGATACTTTAGAAATTTTGGGCATTGAGGGTAGTGAAGATGAACCTAATCCTAAAATGGGTGAGTTATGGAATAGAAGAATTATTGCTTACATGCATGAGTTAATGAATAAGGGTAACCCGGTAATAACTAGCATGGGCAGTACTGCTCCCCCAGATGTGGAAAAACCGGCTAGGATAGTAGATTGGCTTAGATCAGATGGAGCACAAGTTACTAGGCCTTCAATAGATCCTTATCGAGAGGATGTAGATACTTCCTTTTATCTTAAAGGCGGGGAAATATATCTTTCTCTTCCGATAATTTTCGATATATCTGAAGCTCCTTATGAGTTTAAGGAGGCCTTTAGTTGGAGTGCTTTAGCCTTATCCTCGGCAGTTTTCGATTATGAGACCATGGATAAATACGCTGAAGTCTTCATTAGTAATGATGGAAAGGGAATTGCGAGATGGAGTAAGAACGATGTTGATGAAAATTCCTATCTCTTAATTCCAGCTGATGAAAGTGTAATTGATGAAGTAGTGGGAATGGGTGTTCAAGGATTTATAATTGATGAAGACAGTGGGAACAGTGATTTAGAGTTAGTGGTTAGTCAACTCGATACTAGGTTAAAAGAAGTAGGTGTTAGAAATCATTATGATATTTTAGCCAAATCAAGTAGGCTTAGGCACTCTGCTGATGCCTTTAAATTAGTCTTATTAGGTGCTGATTCAGTTATAATGCCCTATTTCATTTTGGAGAAGGCGATAGGCGAGGGAAGTAAGGGTAATTTAAAAGAGAAGGCTTTCAGTCTCGTTGCTGGAATGAAAAAGGAAATAGCTTTACTTGCTGGAGCTGCTGGAGTTTACAGCGTTCAATCCACTTTGACCGGAAATAGGGAATTATTACGTTCAATTAATCTGAATTATGAGGTTAGGAGGATACTTAGAATTAAACCTGCGGGGTCATTATAATGGTAGAGTATTATCCTTCTGGTTGTGGAGTTCTCGGTATTTTAAGGAAAAAGAATGCTCCAAAAGTAAAGGGTAATTTAGTGGTAAGAGCTATAGATAGAGTGAGATATAGAGGAAGCGATAAAGGTGCTGGATTTGCTGTATTTAATTTGGAGAGGAGAAATTACTATGTAGTTAAAGCATTTTATGATGGGGATCCAGAGGAGTTAAAAGAGATTTTTCTTAGGCATGGAGTAAGAATTGAAAATGTAGAATTAATAGCTAAGCATTCAGATTTATGTGATTGTAATCTTATAGCGTTGGGAGATTTGAATCAGATTAAAAAAGCTATAAGGGATATAAATGAGACCATATGGAATAGTGAAGGAAGGAAAGGTAGAGTATATAGTGTTGGAAGTTCTCTTCACGTATATAAAGGAGTGGGGTATCCAAGGGACGTAGCTTCAAAATATAACGTTGAGGAGTTAGAAGGTGATTTATGGCTAGCTCATACAAGGCAACCTACTAATTCACCGGGATATTATCCGTTTTGGTCTCATCCGTTTTCGTCATTTAATGTTGCCATAGTACATAACGGTGATGTTAGTTCTTTTGGAGCTAATGTTGAATATTTAACTTCTAGGGGGTTAAGTAGCTTTGTAGGTACTGATAGTGAAGTTTTGGCTTTTTTATTTGAGGAATTAATTGAGGAAGGTCTAAGCATTGAAGAAGCTATTAAGATTTTAATTAACCCCTCAAGGAGATTTAATGCGCTATCTAGAGATGTTGATTATTTGTATAGGAATGCAAGGTTAGATGGACCATTTACTGCTGTTATTGGTTATGATGCTGGGGATGATTTGTATTTAATTGCAATTGCTGATAGGGCTAAATTTAGGCCTGCAATAATTGGTGAAGATGAATTCTATTACTATGTTGCTAGTGAGGAGAATGAGATAAGGGAAATAAGTCCTAAGGCTAGAGTATGGACTCTTAAGCCCGGTTCATATTTTATAGCATCTTTAAATAAGGGTGTTATATCCTATGGAAGAAGTAAAGAAGAGTTAATGACTTTCTCTCCACCGCCTATAATGTTTCCAGAAAGATATGATATCAATGCGTACAATATAGGGTATAAGGAATTAAACTATGAGATTCTCAAACTTGCTAAGGAAGGAAAGAGGGAGATAACAGTAGCTAATGTCCTAGGTCATAGGTATATCGGGATAAACTTACCTGCAATGGGAATAAATAATTTGAGAATTAATCTTTATGGAGTTGTTGGTAATGCAATGGCTAATTTAAATGAAGGTAATGAGTTTTACGTATATGGGAATGTAGCCGATGATTGTTGTGATACTATGCATGGCGGTAAAGTCGTAATATATGGCGATGCTAGAGATGTATTAGCGCAAACTTTTCAAAATGGTAGAATCTTCGTTAAAGGTAACGCAGGTAATAGAGTTGGTATCCAGATGAGGGAGTATAAGGATAAAAGACCTTACCTTATAATTGGGGGTATTGTGGATGATTATCTAGGTGAGTATATGGCGGGCGGAGTTATAGTAATCTTTGGTAAGGGATTTAATGGAGAACCGGTGGGCAATTTTGTGGGTACTGGTATGGTTGGAGGAAGAATATATATAAGAGGTAGGATTTCTACATCTAAACTAGGATTACAGCCACCTAAATATGAGGTAATAAGGCTTTTAAGAGCGTTGTATATTGATGGATTAATTTCTTCTGAAGAATACGAATCACTGAAGGACAGTGAATATATTGAGATAATGGATAAATTAAAAGGTGAAGCTAAAGAATACGCTAAGAAACTGTTTGAGGAGAAGATTGGGGTTCCCAAATATGAATACAGAGAGTTAACTGAGGACGAGTTTAAGGAGTTATTACCAGTTATAGAGGAATATTCAAGAGATATGAATGATAATTCCTATGTTGAACTTCTGAAAGAGAAGTTTACTATCGTAAGTGCTAGGAGATTATAGAGCTGATTTTATCAAAAATTTTTTGCTTGAAGTTTTCTTTATTAAAACTTAGTGCTCTTCTTTTCATTTCTCTCCTTAGTTCTATATTTTTATTTTCGATTAATTCCTTAAGAATATCCACTGCTTCTTCAATATTTGAATACGAGAATTCTGGAACTACTTCATAAGCTCCACTTTCTTTGGGTACAATAGGAATTGTCCCAGTAGCCATTGCCTCTATAACTGGTATTCCGAAGTGTTCTCCCACAGTGGGATGGAAATAGACTTTAGCCTTAGAAAGTATTTTCGATAATTCGTCCCTAGGTAAATTAGTGTAGATTTCTACATTAGCGTTTAATTTTCTCTTCATTTCATTTAACTTTTTTAGATAACTCTTTTCATTTAGAGATCCAACTATCACTCCTTTTATTCCACTCTTAGCTGATAAAAGTATGGCATTCTCTAGCGTTTTTCCTCTCTCTATTCTAGCTACTGTTATGAAGAAATCTTCTCTTTCATTTTCATTATATGCCTTCAGGAAATATTCTACATCAACAGGGGGATAAATAACATCTGGTTCACTAATTTGATAAACTTCAGCTATTGCTTTAGCTGAATAACGGGAATTCGCTATTATTTTTGCCCTCTTCGCTTCATCTTTTATTCTGTTAATTATAACACGAAACGGTAATAAGTAGAGTTTCCAAAATAATGACCTATTATATTTGCTAGGTAGATTAGATATTGCAGGTGCCCCTGAATATATTATGTGGGGAGCTATATCGGAAAGTGGAATAGGTATTCCAGAGGCGTTAAGATAGAGATCCGGTTTTATTTTTTTGGCTGTAAAATACGTTAATAATCTTTGGTACTTATCTAGTTTTGGTAAGTGAAAAGGCAAGGAATATATTGACGGGATTGTTCTGTCATAAGGTTTTGAGAAGCTTACTGCTATATAGTCTATATTTCTTTCGTTAAGCATTTCAAAAAAGGTTTTGTAAACGTTTCCTTCCCCACTATATCCTTTACTCATTCCCAGACCATGGGCTATTACTGCAACCTTTATTTTCTTCATGCCACATTTTACTTTTAGATGGTTCAGATTATAATACCAGTGGGTCCTAGCGATAAGGTAGATTGGGTTAAGAAAAGTGTGCTCTCTGCTCTATCACAGCCAGTTGATGACGTTATTATTTATGACAATAGTCAAAGAGATGATATTTCCAATCTCTTTCAAGAGATTAACGATAAGATAACTTATATTAAAGATAAGAGAATGAGAAAAGTAAATATGGCTAAGTTACGTAACAAAATGCTGTCATTAGCAACTGATAAATACGTTATTATGCTTGATAGCGATGTGATAATACCTAAAGATTATTCTATAAAAATTGTAAATAAGTTAGAGAGTGGGATAGCGTTTAGCTGGATGCATTATGCATATTCTGAAGATGAGATAGAAAAGCCTTTATCTTTGACTGAACTCAATCCCAATTTAGGCTGTGCTGGAGTAAATCTAGAGATAATTAAAAAGATTGGATACTTTGATGAAAGATATGAGAGAGATGAAGACATTTGGCTTTATGCTAAATTAAAGAAGAGTGGATATAAAGTAGAACCTGCTGAAGGGAGATGTTTACATCTTAATAAAGTGCATGCTAGACTTGACTTTTCTTCGTCTCTTTCTGAGGCTAGAAGAAATTTATGGAGAAGTAAATACGACGTAATGTTAATTTTTGATGGTCTTACAGACTTTACTTTTCTAACCGGTTACTCATATTATGGAAGTTATTACATATTGGCTATTCTTTCAGTTTTCCTTCATCCTCTAGCTCTTCTTTATGTACCCCTTATAGGCTATGGT
The nucleotide sequence above comes from Sulfolobus tengchongensis. Encoded proteins:
- a CDS encoding FMN-binding glutamate synthase family protein, producing MLIYNKYLPIPKQFNDEFWTIEKIEHIRYLSLTGKPFKIFNEDINSLRILDRVRFKLDKPTSISLTPKANLELEFSGIYMKSPLYLGDMSYGALSGNPNIAIATAADLTETLAGTGEGGLHPEVAKHKRIFVQWASARFGVDIKVLTAGMGVVIKIGQGAKPGIGGHLPGNKVTEPISITRRIPIGIDAISPAPHHDIYSIEDLGQRIEALKEATGKPVFVKVAATNYIPYIVSGIARMGADGVIIDGHGAGTGATPVVVRDNVGIPIELAVASADKILRREGLRDKFTIIAAGRVSSATDAAKLIALGADVVSVGTGALIAMGCVMVHKCHVGSCPTGLTAKIDGTRVVDVEFGVKMLINFINGFSLELANILDNLGLNSVKELRGKRDLLYAHGLTKDTLEILGIEGSEDEPNPKMGELWNRRIIAYMHELMNKGNPVITSMGSTAPPDVEKPARIVDWLRSDGAQVTRPSIDPYREDVDTSFYLKGGEIYLSLPIIFDISEAPYEFKEAFSWSALALSSAVFDYETMDKYAEVFISNDGKGIARWSKNDVDENSYLLIPADESVIDEVVGMGVQGFIIDEDSGNSDLELVVSQLDTRLKEVGVRNHYDILAKSSRLRHSADAFKLVLLGADSVIMPYFILEKAIGEGSKGNLKEKAFSLVAGMKKEIALLAGAAGVYSVQSTLTGNRELLRSINLNYEVRRILRIKPAGSL
- a CDS encoding glutamate synthase, with the translated sequence MVEYYPSGCGVLGILRKKNAPKVKGNLVVRAIDRVRYRGSDKGAGFAVFNLERRNYYVVKAFYDGDPEELKEIFLRHGVRIENVELIAKHSDLCDCNLIALGDLNQIKKAIRDINETIWNSEGRKGRVYSVGSSLHVYKGVGYPRDVASKYNVEELEGDLWLAHTRQPTNSPGYYPFWSHPFSSFNVAIVHNGDVSSFGANVEYLTSRGLSSFVGTDSEVLAFLFEELIEEGLSIEEAIKILINPSRRFNALSRDVDYLYRNARLDGPFTAVIGYDAGDDLYLIAIADRAKFRPAIIGEDEFYYYVASEENEIREISPKARVWTLKPGSYFIASLNKGVISYGRSKEELMTFSPPPIMFPERYDINAYNIGYKELNYEILKLAKEGKREITVANVLGHRYIGINLPAMGINNLRINLYGVVGNAMANLNEGNEFYVYGNVADDCCDTMHGGKVVIYGDARDVLAQTFQNGRIFVKGNAGNRVGIQMREYKDKRPYLIIGGIVDDYLGEYMAGGVIVIFGKGFNGEPVGNFVGTGMVGGRIYIRGRISTSKLGLQPPKYEVIRLLRALYIDGLISSEEYESLKDSEYIEIMDKLKGEAKEYAKKLFEEKIGVPKYEYRELTEDEFKELLPVIEEYSRDMNDNSYVELLKEKFTIVSARRL
- a CDS encoding glycosyltransferase family 4 protein; this translates as MKKIKVAVIAHGLGMSKGYSGEGNVYKTFFEMLNERNIDYIAVSFSKPYDRTIPSIYSLPFHLPKLDKYQRLLTYFTAKKIKPDLYLNASGIPIPLSDIAPHIIYSGAPAISNLPSKYNRSLFWKLYLLPFRVIINRIKDEAKRAKIIANSRYSAKAIAEVYQISEPDVIYPPVDVEYFLKAYNENEREDFFITVARIERGKTLENAILLSAKSGIKGVIVGSLNEKSYLKKLNEMKRKLNANVEIYTNLPRDELSKILSKAKVYFHPTVGEHFGIPVIEAMATGTIPIVPKESGAYEVVPEFSYSNIEEAVDILKELIENKNIELRREMKRRALSFNKENFKQKIFDKISSIIS
- a CDS encoding glycosyltransferase family A protein, translating into MVQIIIPVGPSDKVDWVKKSVLSALSQPVDDVIIYDNSQRDDISNLFQEINDKITYIKDKRMRKVNMAKLRNKMLSLATDKYVIMLDSDVIIPKDYSIKIVNKLESGIAFSWMHYAYSEDEIEKPLSLTELNPNLGCAGVNLEIIKKIGYFDERYERDEDIWLYAKLKKSGYKVEPAEGRCLHLNKVHARLDFSSSLSEARRNLWRSKYDVMLIFDGLTDFTFLTGYSYYGSYYILAILSVFLHPLALLYVPLIGYGIYYYKGFRKYLLNLVPGLALAISFPYGLGYNIIQKFK